The following coding sequences are from one uncultured Desulfobacter sp. window:
- a CDS encoding transposase produces MIEMLLERPLPFIENYLECINQELMKKNPNYVLSKKQKLWLSFCLSGVLLTNSICWKRFERISLGKFRFSALSWMFRNSKISFDHLLQQSTCNILKHYGIKDGALCLDDVDRARSKSTKKIYKVHKLKDKLTGGFLDGQCIVFLFLVTPVASFPVGFEFYHPDPLWKAWKKKDDRLKKKKIPKKKRPKEPQRNPEYPTKVQLALELLNIFHKKHPDIKIKAILADGLYGHAEFVDGSSLIFGNTQTITKMKYNQNVRFKNRIISVQKFFESYPLISQKVSVRGKEDIEIFISSARLYVPSHNAKRFVIAMQYPDEKKPRYLLASDLSWRTLDIVQAYFFRWLIEVFFEDWKGHEGWGKLTKHTGEDGSRSSLILSLLLDHALFFHHHQKARLENKLPAWSVGSLSQRIHTEALVQFVQDFCGNEINEQKLDKLKERIDNIIPFNPSTKHMSSRTFPQMKPSPSLVRFQKKVA; encoded by the coding sequence ATGATAGAGATGCTCCTCGAACGCCCGCTGCCCTTTATTGAAAACTATCTTGAATGCATAAATCAAGAATTGATGAAAAAGAACCCCAATTATGTGCTATCCAAAAAGCAAAAACTGTGGCTAAGTTTTTGTTTAAGTGGTGTTTTGTTAACCAACAGTATTTGCTGGAAGCGATTTGAACGAATCAGTTTGGGGAAATTCCGTTTTTCAGCTCTTTCCTGGATGTTCCGAAATTCAAAAATCAGCTTCGATCACTTACTGCAGCAGAGTACGTGTAATATTTTGAAGCATTATGGCATCAAGGACGGGGCTCTTTGCTTAGATGATGTAGACCGTGCCCGATCAAAGTCCACAAAAAAAATATATAAAGTTCACAAGCTTAAAGATAAACTCACCGGTGGTTTTTTAGACGGACAATGCATTGTATTTTTATTTTTGGTAACACCAGTGGCCTCTTTTCCCGTGGGTTTTGAATTTTATCACCCGGACCCATTGTGGAAAGCTTGGAAAAAGAAAGATGACCGTCTTAAAAAAAAGAAGATACCTAAGAAAAAGCGACCCAAGGAGCCACAGAGGAACCCTGAATACCCAACGAAGGTTCAATTGGCTCTTGAGCTTTTGAACATATTTCATAAAAAACATCCGGACATTAAAATCAAAGCAATTTTGGCAGATGGTCTTTATGGACACGCTGAATTTGTTGATGGTAGTTCCCTCATCTTTGGTAATACTCAAACCATCACCAAAATGAAGTATAATCAAAATGTACGGTTTAAAAACCGCATAATTTCAGTACAAAAGTTTTTTGAATCTTATCCTCTGATATCTCAAAAGGTATCGGTTCGAGGTAAAGAAGATATTGAAATTTTTATCTCATCGGCTCGCCTGTATGTGCCGTCTCACAATGCCAAGCGTTTTGTGATCGCCATGCAGTATCCTGATGAGAAAAAACCACGTTATTTGTTAGCCTCTGACTTGAGTTGGAGAACATTGGATATTGTTCAAGCATACTTCTTCCGCTGGTTGATAGAGGTTTTCTTTGAGGACTGGAAAGGTCATGAAGGATGGGGCAAGCTGACCAAGCATACAGGCGAAGATGGATCTCGGAGTTCCTTGATCCTGAGCCTGCTGTTAGATCATGCATTGTTCTTCCATCATCACCAGAAAGCCCGCCTGGAAAACAAACTTCCTGCATGGAGTGTGGGAAGCCTATCCCAGCGGATTCATACAGAAGCCTTAGTTCAATTTGTCCAGGATTTCTGTGGAAACGAAATCAATGAACAGAAGCTTGATAAGTTAAAAGAACGCATTGATAATATTATTCCTTTCAATCCTTCTACAAAACATATGAGCAGCCGTACTTTTCCTCAAATGAAGCCATCTCCATCTTTGGTGCGCTTCCAAAAAAAAGTAGCCTGA
- a CDS encoding sigma-54 dependent transcriptional regulator: protein MINFSHSKVPVVLVDDESSELDAYGFLLTSMGVKQVVQVQDSRRLPGVMADLGVCVLFLDLNMPHKSGLEVLKELRVTHPHIPVVIITANSEIESAVECLKQGAHDYLVKPINMNTFASALRNALEICALRNEVLTLKGVAFNQTLKYPEYFQHIITRNPTMIGLFQYIESISTSREPILILGETGTGKELIARAIHDVSGLGGPFVPVDVAGLDDNLFSDTLFGHSKGAYTGADKHREGLVEKAAEGSLFLDEIGDLSAASQVKLLRLIQEGIYYPLGSDRPRTCRARIISATNKSRNSLAAVDQEQFRSDLFFRLSTHLIQVPPLRERREDIPLIAAHMRDQAAKAMGKPVVETGEGFSAVLEAHSFPGNIRELKTYVYDAVAQSTGASLSVEAIQDRLADVSNVPQAVDVVLDRETVLEDLMGGFPTLAALTEYAIDQALERTDYNQSQAAKLLGISKQALSKRLKNRDKS from the coding sequence ATGATTAACTTCAGCCATTCAAAGGTGCCGGTGGTTCTGGTGGACGATGAGTCCTCGGAACTTGATGCTTACGGTTTTTTGCTCACCTCCATGGGGGTTAAGCAGGTGGTTCAGGTCCAGGACAGCCGGCGCTTGCCGGGTGTCATGGCCGACCTGGGCGTGTGTGTGCTTTTTCTTGACCTGAATATGCCCCATAAGTCCGGCCTGGAGGTGCTAAAAGAGCTCCGGGTGACCCATCCCCACATTCCCGTGGTGATTATCACGGCCAATTCCGAGATTGAAAGCGCCGTTGAGTGTTTAAAGCAGGGGGCCCATGACTATCTGGTCAAACCCATCAATATGAACACCTTTGCTTCGGCACTGCGAAATGCCCTGGAAATCTGCGCATTGCGAAATGAGGTGCTCACCCTGAAAGGGGTCGCCTTTAACCAGACCCTTAAATATCCGGAGTATTTCCAGCACATCATCACCCGGAATCCGACGATGATCGGTCTGTTCCAGTATATCGAATCCATCTCCACCAGCCGGGAGCCGATTTTGATCCTGGGTGAAACCGGTACCGGCAAGGAGCTTATTGCCCGCGCCATCCATGACGTTTCCGGACTTGGCGGTCCGTTTGTGCCGGTGGATGTGGCCGGGCTTGATGACAATCTGTTTTCGGACACGCTTTTCGGGCATAGTAAAGGTGCCTACACCGGTGCGGATAAACATAGAGAGGGGCTGGTGGAAAAGGCGGCGGAGGGCTCCTTGTTTTTAGATGAAATCGGTGATCTTTCTGCCGCCTCCCAGGTCAAGCTGTTGCGATTAATCCAGGAAGGTATCTATTACCCCCTGGGATCTGACAGACCCCGGACCTGCCGGGCGCGGATTATTTCTGCAACCAATAAATCCCGCAATTCCCTTGCCGCCGTGGATCAGGAGCAGTTCCGCTCCGATCTTTTTTTCAGGCTTTCCACCCACCTGATCCAGGTGCCTCCGCTGCGGGAGCGCCGGGAGGATATTCCCTTGATCGCCGCCCACATGAGGGATCAGGCCGCCAAAGCCATGGGTAAGCCCGTTGTTGAAACCGGAGAAGGGTTTTCGGCCGTTTTGGAAGCCCACTCTTTCCCGGGAAATATCCGGGAGTTGAAAACCTACGTTTATGATGCCGTGGCGCAAAGCACGGGAGCAAGCCTTAGTGTCGAGGCGATTCAGGATCGTCTGGCGGATGTTTCAAATGTGCCCCAAGCCGTCGATGTTGTCCTTGACCGGGAAACGGTTCTGGAGGACTTAATGGGCGGATTCCCCACTCTGGCCGCCCTGACCGAATATGCCATTGACCAGGCCCTGGAACGCACTGATTACAATCAGAGCCAGGCGGCAAAACTTTTGGGTATCTCGAAACAGGCCCTGAGCAAACGATTGAAAAACCGGGACAAAAGTTGA
- a CDS encoding transporter substrate-binding domain-containing protein encodes MMKTKGVTIFVLLTVIWALSSRCPVVCAQQKHILIAGDEEKEGGYLVEITREAFQRVGYTPEFRFVPWARALTLAIDGTYTALLAAYYTEERAEKLAYSEPIGATRVFLLKRKDDTITYTTMDDLKPYRIGHIRGSKVGEEFDEAENTFLTMEYVSDTEQSIRMLLLGRIDLVVEKEERLIQLLNTVFQEDAEKVEFIYPPLRVNHFHNCVSKTLPGYQQLVDDFNRGLQMIQEDGTLSTILKKHGIASE; translated from the coding sequence ATGATGAAGACGAAAGGTGTGACCATATTCGTTCTGTTGACGGTTATCTGGGCTCTCAGTTCACGGTGTCCGGTCGTGTGTGCCCAACAGAAACACATTCTGATTGCTGGAGACGAAGAAAAAGAAGGCGGCTATTTGGTTGAAATCACTCGAGAAGCCTTTCAGCGAGTCGGATATACCCCGGAATTCAGATTTGTACCATGGGCAAGAGCCTTAACGCTTGCGATAGACGGAACGTACACGGCGTTACTGGCAGCCTATTATACGGAAGAACGTGCGGAAAAATTGGCGTACTCAGAGCCGATCGGAGCCACACGCGTCTTCTTATTGAAGCGAAAAGATGACACGATAACCTATACGACCATGGACGATCTCAAGCCCTACCGAATAGGACATATCAGGGGGTCAAAAGTGGGGGAGGAATTTGATGAGGCAGAGAACACCTTTCTGACGATGGAATATGTGAGTGACACCGAACAGAGTATCAGAATGTTGTTACTCGGCAGAATTGATCTGGTTGTCGAAAAGGAAGAGCGTCTCATCCAATTGTTGAATACGGTATTCCAGGAGGACGCAGAGAAGGTAGAGTTCATCTATCCCCCGTTACGCGTGAATCATTTTCATAACTGTGTGTCCAAAACCCTTCCGGGATACCAACAGCTTGTTGATGATTTTAACCGGGGGTTACAGATGATTCAAGAGGATGGGACACTCAGCACGATTCTTAAGAAACATGGGATCGCTTCTGAATAA
- a CDS encoding branched-chain amino acid ABC transporter permease: MIYLIEDTINGILMGSIYGLTALGLTIIFGVLKVVNFAHGTLLMVSMYVAYWTVVLSGLHPYLALVIVVPVMYVFGYYLQDIVIKPIFKAEKNVREPSTVIIVTTGVWYVLDNLTLMVFGPQYRSLPDNPLQGKMIELGEMFISVPKLWGAITAVATAFGVYYFFQKTRTGRAIRACSLDRDAASLSGINQYKIYNMAFGLGTAVTGIAAVTLVPFYNTFPSVGVLFDIKGFIIVVLGGLGSIPGAIIGGIIIGVIESVGPQFMTATWTEAIVYGLFLLVLFVKPSGLFGVKYDW, encoded by the coding sequence ATGATCTATTTAATTGAAGATACAATCAACGGCATCCTCATGGGCTCGATCTACGGGCTGACCGCCCTGGGGCTGACCATTATTTTCGGTGTGCTCAAGGTCGTTAACTTTGCCCACGGCACCCTTTTGATGGTCAGTATGTACGTTGCCTATTGGACCGTTGTCCTGTCGGGACTTCACCCTTACCTTGCCCTGGTGATCGTAGTTCCGGTCATGTATGTGTTTGGATACTATCTGCAGGATATTGTGATAAAGCCCATTTTTAAAGCTGAAAAAAATGTCCGGGAACCCAGTACGGTCATTATCGTTACCACCGGGGTGTGGTATGTGCTGGATAACCTGACCCTGATGGTTTTTGGTCCCCAGTACCGTTCTTTGCCGGACAATCCCCTCCAGGGTAAAATGATAGAGCTTGGGGAGATGTTTATCTCCGTGCCCAAGTTGTGGGGGGCCATCACCGCTGTGGCCACCGCCTTTGGCGTCTACTACTTTTTTCAGAAAACACGGACCGGCCGTGCCATCCGGGCATGCAGTCTTGACCGCGATGCGGCCAGTCTGTCCGGTATCAACCAGTACAAGATCTACAACATGGCCTTTGGGCTCGGTACGGCCGTGACCGGTATTGCCGCCGTCACCCTGGTTCCCTTTTACAACACCTTCCCTTCCGTGGGCGTCCTGTTTGATATTAAAGGCTTTATCATCGTTGTCTTGGGCGGACTCGGCTCCATTCCCGGGGCCATCATCGGCGGGATCATCATCGGGGTAATCGAATCCGTGGGTCCCCAGTTCATGACCGCAACGTGGACTGAGGCCATTGTATACGGTCTGTTCCTTCTGGTCCTTTTTGTTAAACCCTCAGGATTGTTCGGAGTAAAATATGACTGGTAA
- a CDS encoding ABC transporter substrate-binding protein yields MKLNRFWTATAAAGLLISGLIFTAPAAANDTTIKIGNIIPLSGPSASVGQQGKNAREMAVEEINAAGGIKSLGGAKLEMLYADSESKPEKGVSEAERLINTEKVNVLTGCWNSAVTYPTTAVAERYGVPFIVPVSVSDKITEQGFKNVFRIAAKDSWWTRDQFAFLKDMQTEFNTPVKKLAFVYENGDWGKGMAGQWKKLAEKDGYEVVLDEPYPSTATDLSPVVQKIRRSRADVLLLVSNAADAILLTNTLAEYKVRLKAIVTTGGGHADPFFIKAVGKNARYLFDIVEWEADINKPGAKETNEKYKAKYGYNLTGEAVDAYVAMYVIKDALERAGSLDKDAIRKALAETNFTSGPGMIVGYDAVEFDESGQNSHASPVIVQINDAGNGLERITVWPKSARRAGYTPVFPKP; encoded by the coding sequence ATGAAGCTTAATCGTTTTTGGACCGCAACGGCAGCTGCCGGGCTTTTAATCAGCGGACTTATTTTTACAGCCCCCGCTGCGGCAAATGATACAACCATCAAGATCGGAAATATTATTCCTTTATCAGGCCCGTCTGCATCTGTGGGCCAGCAGGGGAAAAATGCCAGGGAGATGGCCGTTGAAGAGATCAACGCTGCCGGCGGCATCAAATCCCTGGGCGGTGCCAAACTTGAAATGCTCTATGCCGATTCCGAATCCAAACCCGAAAAAGGTGTTTCAGAAGCCGAACGTTTGATCAACACCGAAAAGGTCAACGTCCTCACCGGCTGCTGGAACTCCGCAGTCACCTATCCCACCACCGCCGTGGCTGAACGGTATGGCGTGCCCTTTATCGTACCGGTGTCCGTGTCCGATAAAATCACCGAACAGGGATTTAAAAACGTATTCCGTATTGCCGCCAAAGACTCCTGGTGGACCCGGGATCAGTTCGCCTTCTTAAAAGATATGCAGACTGAGTTCAACACACCTGTTAAAAAACTTGCCTTTGTTTATGAAAACGGTGACTGGGGAAAAGGCATGGCCGGTCAGTGGAAAAAACTGGCTGAAAAAGACGGTTACGAGGTTGTCCTGGACGAACCCTATCCCTCCACCGCCACCGACCTGAGCCCTGTGGTTCAGAAAATCAGACGATCCAGAGCAGATGTCCTTTTGTTGGTTTCCAATGCTGCGGACGCCATTCTTTTAACCAACACCCTGGCTGAATATAAAGTGCGCCTAAAAGCCATCGTAACCACCGGCGGCGGACATGCCGACCCCTTCTTTATCAAAGCCGTGGGTAAAAATGCCCGGTACCTTTTCGATATTGTGGAGTGGGAAGCCGATATCAACAAACCGGGTGCCAAAGAGACCAATGAAAAATATAAAGCCAAATACGGTTATAACCTTACCGGTGAAGCTGTGGACGCCTATGTTGCCATGTACGTGATCAAAGATGCCCTGGAACGTGCCGGCAGCCTTGATAAAGACGCCATCCGCAAAGCCCTGGCCGAGACCAATTTTACTTCCGGTCCTGGCATGATCGTTGGCTATGATGCCGTTGAGTTTGACGAAAGCGGCCAGAATTCCCATGCATCACCTGTAATTGTACAGATCAATGATGCGGGCAACGGTCTTGAAAGAATTACCGTATGGCCCAAGAGCGCCAGACGCGCCGGATACACCCCAGTTTTCCCCAAACCATAA
- a CDS encoding ABC transporter ATP-binding protein, producing MGFLEVNNIDVSYGDVQVIFDLSMRIEEGEVVSIIGGNGAGKSTLLRTLSGLMQPSAGRITFKNRSIHTQPPEEIVNRGIVHVPEGRRLFSLMTIKDNLIVGAYNKDADKYKEQTLAQVYEMLPRLKERENQTALTLSGGEQQMVAIGRGLMARPKILMLDEPSLGLAPVLVNSIFETIRKIADQGTTVLLVEQDVNHSLRLSDRGYVLEHGRIALEGKADELLGNPHIKEAYLGI from the coding sequence ATGGGGTTTCTTGAGGTAAATAACATTGATGTCAGCTATGGGGATGTCCAGGTCATTTTTGATCTGTCCATGCGCATTGAAGAAGGTGAAGTGGTCTCCATTATCGGCGGCAACGGTGCCGGAAAATCCACCTTGCTGCGCACCCTTTCAGGCTTGATGCAGCCGTCCGCCGGCCGGATCACCTTTAAAAATAGATCGATACACACCCAGCCGCCCGAGGAGATTGTCAATCGCGGTATTGTCCATGTCCCGGAAGGGCGCAGGCTTTTCTCTTTGATGACCATAAAAGACAATCTTATTGTGGGGGCTTATAATAAGGACGCAGATAAGTACAAAGAGCAGACCCTGGCCCAGGTATATGAGATGCTGCCGCGGCTCAAAGAGCGGGAAAATCAGACCGCCCTGACCCTGTCCGGCGGGGAGCAGCAGATGGTGGCCATTGGCCGCGGGCTCATGGCCCGGCCAAAAATCCTGATGCTGGATGAGCCGTCCCTTGGCCTGGCACCGGTGCTGGTCAACAGCATTTTTGAGACCATCCGGAAAATCGCCGACCAGGGCACCACCGTACTGCTGGTAGAACAGGACGTGAACCATTCGCTGCGCCTGTCAGACCGCGGCTATGTCCTGGAACACGGCCGAATCGCCCTGGAGGGCAAGGCCGATGAACTTTTGGGTAATCCCCATATTAAAGAAGCCTATCTAGGTATATAG
- a CDS encoding branched-chain amino acid ABC transporter permease, which translates to MTGKPIADTGENNAPYETDDAFLDRPALARKVVKDTINKVLLGAVLILVLALPAVVSSPTWLHIIVLIFFYAYLTTSWNMVGGFAGVLPLGHAVFLGIGAYTSTVLSLQYGISPWLGMLIGGVLAVAAGMVIGLPTLKMRGAYFALATIAFAEGVRVMVENLDYLGPFKLNGPRGLQIPPLNVGWSHFMFSSKVPYYYIILAMLLVILFLTWVVSRSKLGYYLTAGGEEPEAAQALGVNVSRAKVIAMALSCFFTALAGTFYAQFSLFIHPKSTISLDISFEIAFIALIGGRGSIAGPVLGALLLRPVSDLSRIYFGDILPGMHLVIYGVVLILVMIFQPRGLQEPLTRVYDKVVNRMADGFIKGGGK; encoded by the coding sequence ATGACTGGTAAACCCATCGCAGACACAGGGGAGAACAACGCCCCGTACGAGACGGACGACGCCTTTCTTGACAGGCCTGCCCTGGCCCGTAAGGTGGTTAAGGATACCATTAACAAGGTACTGCTCGGGGCGGTGCTGATTCTGGTACTGGCCTTACCTGCTGTGGTCAGCAGTCCCACATGGCTGCATATCATTGTGTTGATATTTTTTTACGCCTATCTGACCACCTCCTGGAACATGGTGGGCGGATTTGCAGGGGTCCTGCCGTTGGGCCATGCGGTGTTTCTTGGCATCGGCGCATATACCTCAACGGTGCTCTCCCTTCAATACGGCATCAGTCCCTGGCTGGGTATGCTCATCGGCGGTGTTTTAGCCGTTGCCGCCGGTATGGTCATCGGGCTTCCCACCTTGAAGATGCGCGGGGCCTACTTTGCCCTGGCCACCATCGCCTTTGCCGAGGGCGTGCGCGTCATGGTTGAGAATTTGGACTATCTTGGACCCTTCAAACTTAATGGTCCCAGGGGACTGCAGATTCCGCCGTTAAACGTGGGATGGTCCCATTTTATGTTCTCATCCAAGGTGCCATATTACTACATTATTCTGGCCATGCTGCTGGTTATTCTGTTTCTAACCTGGGTGGTTTCCAGGTCCAAACTGGGGTATTACCTGACTGCCGGCGGTGAGGAGCCGGAAGCTGCCCAGGCATTGGGGGTCAACGTATCCCGGGCCAAAGTGATTGCCATGGCGTTGAGTTGTTTTTTTACCGCCCTGGCCGGAACATTTTACGCCCAGTTCTCTTTGTTTATTCATCCTAAAAGTACCATTTCCCTTGATATATCCTTTGAGATTGCCTTTATCGCTTTGATCGGCGGCCGGGGCTCCATTGCCGGGCCTGTTCTGGGGGCACTTCTGCTTCGGCCGGTCAGTGACCTGTCAAGAATTTATTTTGGAGATATTCTGCCGGGGATGCACCTGGTAATTTACGGTGTTGTGCTCATTCTGGTGATGATTTTTCAGCCCCGTGGTCTGCAGGAACCCTTGACCCGGGTGTACGACAAAGTTGTGAATCGTATGGCCGACGGTTTTATCAAAGGAGGCGGGAAATGA
- a CDS encoding ABC transporter ATP-binding protein — translation MNLLELKNVTKRFGGLTAVNNLSLSMEKGEILGVIGPNGAGKSTAFNCIAGVFPPTEGEVIFDGQVINGQKPWDLCKKGLARTFQIVKPFASKSVLYNVTVGAFVNTSSRGEAEAKAIEVLKLLNFEDKKDAKSADLTIADRKRLEIARALATNPRLLLLDEVMAGLRPAEVDEMVDIIRFLRDQGVTILVIEHIMRAIMALSDRLVVIHFGEKIAEGLPEAVASDEKVIKAYLGDEYGVS, via the coding sequence ATGAATCTTCTTGAATTAAAGAATGTGACCAAGCGGTTTGGCGGCCTGACGGCGGTGAACAACTTGAGTCTGTCCATGGAAAAAGGTGAGATTCTCGGGGTGATCGGTCCCAACGGGGCCGGAAAGTCCACGGCATTCAACTGCATTGCCGGGGTGTTTCCCCCCACAGAGGGAGAGGTGATTTTCGACGGGCAGGTGATCAACGGTCAAAAGCCCTGGGACCTGTGCAAAAAGGGCCTTGCCCGCACATTCCAGATCGTGAAACCCTTTGCATCCAAAAGCGTGCTTTACAATGTGACGGTGGGGGCCTTTGTCAACACATCAAGCAGGGGCGAAGCCGAAGCCAAGGCCATTGAGGTGCTCAAGCTGCTTAATTTTGAAGATAAAAAGGATGCCAAATCTGCGGATCTGACCATTGCGGACAGAAAACGCCTTGAGATTGCCCGGGCCCTGGCCACGAACCCAAGACTTTTGCTCTTGGATGAGGTAATGGCAGGCCTGCGCCCGGCTGAGGTGGATGAGATGGTTGACATCATAAGGTTTCTGCGCGACCAGGGTGTGACGATTCTGGTGATTGAGCATATCATGCGGGCCATCATGGCATTATCCGACCGTCTTGTTGTCATCCATTTCGGGGAAAAAATCGCAGAAGGCCTCCCCGAAGCCGTGGCGTCCGATGAAAAAGTGATTAAAGCATATCTGGGAGATGAATATGGGGTTTCTTGA
- a CDS encoding cache domain-containing protein gives MTLKINIMLVSILVAVILVLAGITYTYTQSISRQTVENHQQAVTKEAAKMVNMWLGQRFKLVGALAHTLEDLYLTQGQDPRPILKMTMEAGGFSDVYLGLYNGTMIDGADWYASRDYDPRTRPWYKRGMEEQKMALTRPFMDQGFWTMVIAVVVPLVHDNQVVGVLSANIILDTLQRSVMDLHIGKYGAAFIIDSQGSILVHQNKSLMMTTKIQESDPALSRFGSYFPGRDEGSFSYRDRMLSFHKLTDTGWYLCTNVDREEALALAKNTDLLFAMSMVLKILGILALLFFITVGGSALILFISKNRFEAIVSGKDEDLRGEIIRRKELETRYRTLFNTATNAIMLTKNGVYIECNQKALDMFELAADDIIGRTMLDLSPDIQMDGTATKLKLTQLKASHGHGGSDVFKWTFSRANGSEFPAEIGISTLTLDGEMVKVYSIWDISKRVNAEQNLRQAQKMAAMGEMMSAIAHQWRQPLNALSSYIASLTPAFYNQMISAPFIEKLVREADAQIQFMSRTINDFREYFRPSKNKHTFEVMDSIESAIKLVKPQLRQNNITLDLELDDAKGPMPILGYKNEFVHVLVNIISNAKDAIKERQANNPDRTVHRLINLAVIKRSDKIVLEIKDTGCGIPSHLMEKIFTPYFTTKGTATGTGIGLYMAKMIVEKEMKGHIHVENRYTGVMFRIQLPLALGGNALQENKENHD, from the coding sequence ATGACTTTGAAGATAAACATAATGCTGGTGTCCATACTGGTGGCGGTTATTCTTGTTCTGGCGGGGATTACATATACCTATACCCAGTCCATCAGCCGCCAGACCGTGGAGAATCACCAGCAGGCGGTGACCAAAGAGGCCGCCAAGATGGTGAATATGTGGCTGGGTCAACGGTTTAAGCTTGTCGGTGCGTTGGCACACACCCTGGAAGATCTCTATTTGACCCAGGGACAGGACCCAAGGCCCATTTTGAAAATGACCATGGAAGCCGGTGGTTTTTCAGATGTTTATCTGGGGCTTTACAACGGAACCATGATAGATGGGGCCGACTGGTATGCCTCACGGGATTATGATCCCCGGACCCGGCCCTGGTACAAACGGGGCATGGAAGAACAAAAAATGGCCTTGACCCGGCCCTTTATGGATCAGGGCTTCTGGACGATGGTCATTGCCGTGGTGGTGCCCCTGGTGCACGACAATCAGGTCGTCGGTGTTTTAAGTGCCAATATCATATTGGATACCTTGCAAAGGTCGGTCATGGATCTGCACATCGGCAAATACGGGGCCGCCTTTATCATTGACAGCCAGGGTTCCATACTGGTCCATCAGAACAAAAGTCTGATGATGACCACCAAAATCCAGGAATCCGATCCCGCCCTCTCTAGGTTCGGTTCATATTTCCCCGGACGGGATGAAGGCTCTTTCTCCTACCGGGATCGCATGCTCAGCTTCCACAAACTTACCGACACCGGATGGTACCTTTGTACCAACGTGGACCGGGAAGAGGCGTTGGCCCTGGCTAAAAATACGGATTTGCTGTTTGCCATGTCCATGGTGTTGAAAATTTTGGGTATCCTGGCACTGCTGTTCTTTATCACCGTAGGCGGGTCGGCTTTGATTCTGTTTATCTCCAAAAACAGGTTTGAGGCCATTGTGTCGGGAAAAGACGAAGATCTTCGCGGGGAAATCATCCGCAGAAAAGAGCTTGAAACCCGTTATAGAACGCTTTTCAACACGGCCACCAACGCCATCATGCTCACCAAAAACGGGGTCTATATCGAGTGCAATCAAAAGGCATTGGATATGTTTGAGCTTGCCGCAGATGATATCATCGGCCGGACCATGCTGGATCTCTCCCCGGATATCCAAATGGACGGCACGGCCACAAAGCTTAAACTGACCCAGCTTAAGGCGTCCCATGGCCATGGCGGTTCCGATGTGTTTAAATGGACCTTCAGCCGGGCCAACGGGTCGGAGTTCCCGGCGGAGATCGGAATCTCTACGTTGACGCTGGATGGGGAAATGGTCAAGGTGTACAGCATCTGGGACATTTCAAAACGGGTGAATGCCGAGCAGAACCTGCGCCAGGCCCAGAAAATGGCGGCCATGGGTGAGATGATGTCCGCCATTGCCCACCAGTGGCGCCAGCCCCTCAATGCCCTCTCCTCGTATATTGCCTCCCTCACCCCGGCCTTTTACAACCAAATGATTTCCGCCCCGTTCATTGAAAAACTGGTCCGGGAGGCCGATGCCCAGATTCAGTTCATGTCCAGAACCATCAACGATTTCAGGGAATACTTCAGGCCGTCCAAAAATAAACACACCTTCGAGGTCATGGATTCAATAGAAAGTGCCATCAAACTGGTCAAACCCCAGCTGCGCCAGAACAATATCACCCTGGATCTCGAGTTGGACGACGCCAAAGGTCCCATGCCTATCCTGGGTTATAAGAATGAATTTGTTCATGTGCTGGTCAACATCATTTCCAATGCAAAGGATGCAATCAAAGAACGCCAGGCCAATAACCCGGACCGGACCGTTCACCGGTTAATCAATCTGGCTGTGATTAAACGCAGTGATAAGATTGTACTGGAGATTAAGGATACGGGCTGCGGGATTCCTTCTCACTTGATGGAAAAGATATTTACGCCCTATTTTACCACCAAGGGGACAGCCACCGGCACCGGCATCGGTTTGTACATGGCCAAAATGATTGTGGAAAAGGAGATGAAGGGCCATATACATGTGGAAAACCGGTATACGGGCGTCATGTTCAGAATCCAACTGCCCCTGGCCCTTGGTGGAAACGCCCTTCAGGAGAACAAAGAGAATCATGATTAA